The Polyangium mundeleinium genome contains the following window.
TACCGCGGGTCGCGCTGGATCGGAAAGAGAACCGCAGGGGTGCGGAGCGGGGCGTAGCTCCGCTCGCGGAGCGCAGCCCCGAGCGTCAAACGACGCGGCGAAGGGGGGCGTCTTACTCCTCGTTGGAGCGGAGCTTGGCGAGAACGCTGAGGTCTTCGAGGGTCGAGGTGTCGCCGGTGGTCTCGCGCCCCGTGGCCACGTCCTTCAAGAGGCGCCGCATGATCTTGCCGCTCCTCGTCTTCGGAAGCGCGTCGGCGAAGCGGATCTGATCCGGCCGGGCGAACTTGCCGATCTCTTGGCCGACGTGGTTCGCGAGTTTGGTCGCGAGCTCCGGGCTCGCTGAAAAGCCGGGGCGGAGCGAGACGAAGACCACGAGCGCCTGGCCCTTGAGGTCGTCCGGCCGGCCGACCGCGGCCGCCTCGGCCACGGCCGGATGCGAGACGAGCGTGCTTTCGATCTCTGCGGTGCCGATGCGATGACCCGCGACGTTCAGGACGTCGTCGATGCGGCCGATCACCCAGTAGTAGCCGTCGTCGTCACGTCGCGCGCCGTCGCCGGTGAAGTAGCAGCCCTCGACGTCGCTGAAGTACTGCTTGCGGAAGCGCTCGTCGTCGCCCCACACGGTGCGCAGCATCGAGGGCCACGGCTGCCGGAGGACGAGCATGCCGCCCGCGTTCGCGCCGACGCTCGTGCCTTCCTTGGTCACGACGTCCGGCACCACGCCGAACATCGGAAGGCCCGTCGATCCGGGCTTCGCCGAGGCTGCGCCGGGCAGCGTCGTCATGAGGATCGAGCCCGTCTCCGTTTGCCACCACGTGTCGACGATGGGGCAACGCTCGCCGCCGACGTTCTTGTGGTACCAGATCCACGCCTCGGGGTTGATCGGCTCGCCGACCGAGCCGAGCAGGCGCAGGCTCGAAAGATCGCTCTTCTTCGGCCAGTCGTCGCCCTGGCGCATGAAGGCGCGGATCGCGGTGGGCGCGGTGTAGAGGATGGTCACGCCGTGCCGCTCGATGAGGCGCCAGAAGCGGCCCCAGTCGGGGAAGTTCGGCGCGCCTTCGTAGAGAAGACATGTCGCGCCGTTCGAGAGCGGGCCGTAGACGATGTAGCTGTGCCCGGTCACCCAGCCGACGTCGGCCGTGCACCAGTAGACGTCGTCGTCGCGCAGGTCGAAGACGTACTTCGTCGTGACGTGCGTGCCGACGAGATATCCCGCGGTCGTGTGCAGCACGCCCTTCGGTTTGCCCGTCGATCCCGAGGTGTAGAGGATGAACAGCGGGTGCTCGGCGTCGACGATCGTGGCCTCGCGGCGCGCATGCCCGTTCGGATCGACGATGTCGTGCCACCACACGTCACGCCCCTCGACCATGGTCACGGGACACTTCTCGGCGCCGAGGTGGCGCAGCACGACGGTCTTCTGCACGCTCGCCGCCTCTGGCTGCGCGAGCGCCTTGTCGACCGTCGACTTCAGCTCGAGCACGTGGCCGCGCCGGTAGCCGCCGTCCTGCGTGATCACGACCTTCGCCTGGCAGTCCTGCACGCGGTCGCGGATCGCGTCCGCCGCGAAGCCGCCGAAGATCACGGTGTGCACCGCGCCGAGCCGCGCACACGCGAGCATCGCCACCGCGACCTCGGGCACCATGCCCATGTAGATCGCCACGCGGTCGCCCTTCTCCACGCCGAGCTTCGCGAGCGCGTCGGCGAAGAGCACGGTCTCGCGGTAGAGCTGCGCGTAGGTGAGCGTGCGCGTCTCGCCGTACTCGCCTTCCCAGATGATCGCTGCCTTGTTCCGCGTCGGCGTCGACATGTGTCGATCGAGACAGCTCTCCGAGATGTTGAGCGTCGCGCCCTGGAACCACTTCGCGTGCGGGAGGTTCCATTCGACCGTCTGCGTCCACGGCGTGCGGAAGACGAGATCCTTCGCCTCGCGACGCCAGAACGTGTCCGGATCGTCGAGGCTCTCGCGGTAGAGCGCGTCGTAGGCCTCACGCGAGGTGATGCGCGCGCGCGCGGCGAACTCGGCCGGCGGATCGAACCGGCGCGTCTCCTTCAGCAAGCTTTCGATGGCTTCGTTCGACATGCGTCCTCCCGAGGCGGACGCGGAGGATACCGCTCCGGAAGAACACCGTCACCAACCGCCGAGGCCCACGCGCGCGCCGAGGCCCAGGGTCACGCGCGGGTCGGCGAGCTCGACGTCGGCCGTGTCGGTCCCGCCGAGCAGGAGCGTCTGCTGTGCGGCGAGACCGACCAGGACGCCGCTCCAGTCGAGCTCGAAGCCCGTGTCGAGGTTGATGAAGGCGACGCCGCCGGGGCTCTCGCCGCTGCCGAGCCAGTTGTACGCGAGGCCGCCGCCGATCGTGGCGACGAACCGCGCCTTGCGTCCGGGGCTCATGAGCCGCACGCCGCCGCCGAAGCGCGCCGAGTTCAGGCGGACCGTGCTGTCGCCGCTCTTCGTGGCGATTTGGTTGTTCGCGTAGTCGAAGATGAACTCGAGCCCGATCGGCGTGGAGATCCGGTAGCCGAGCCGCGCGCCGACCATGCCGCCCGCGCCCTCCTCGCCGAGCATCAGGAAGACGCCGCCCGTCGCGTTCGCGTACGCCCCGCGGAGAGGCGGCTCCGGCGGCTTCGCGATCTTGGGCGGCGGCGGAGGCGGGGTCGGGAGCGAGCGCGGCACGGCGATGGGCACGCCGCCGACGTCGGGACGAACCTCCTGCGCTTTGCCGGCCACGACGAGCACCTGGAACGCGTACTCGGGGCCGCCCTGGCGATACATCTGCACGAGGTGTGTCCCCGGCTCGACGAGGCCGGCCCACTGCCCGAGCGCGAGCGGCACTTGATCGATCGCGATGGCCATCTCGGGGTCGTCCGTCTTCACGACGACCCACCCCTTGTTCGGCACGAGCGCGAGCTTGACGACCTTGTCCTGGTCCTTGCTCGTGATCGTGATCGCCTCCTCGGCGTCCTCGTACCCCTCGGCGCGCGCGCCGATGCGGTGCCGACCCGGGCCGAGCGGCAGGGGTTTGTCCGCGGTGCCGGGGGGCTGCGGTTCGTCGTCCACGAGGAGCACGGCGTGCGACGGCGAGAGCTCGACCTTCACGTACCCGATGAGCGCGCGCATCTCGGCGATCGCGCTCTCGGCGGCGGCCTTGTCCTCGGGCTCCATCGTGTCCGCGTGCTTGCGGAGCGCGAGCTCGAGGGCGGCGATGGCCTTCGGGTATTCGAAGAGGCTCTTGTGCGCGAGCGCGATGTTGACGAGCGGGCTCGCGCGCGGGCGTTCGGCGTAGGCGGCCTCGAACTCCACGATGGCGGCGGCGAAGTTGCCGTCGCCGTAGAGCTTCACGCCGTTCGCCATGTGCTGCTTGTACGCGTCGGAGAGCGGCGCGCCTTCGGCCTTGGGCTCGCCGGCCGCGACGGCATCGGGCGCGATCGTGGCGAGCGCGATCGTGAAGGCGAGGGCCGCGCGGGGCCGGGATCGACCGAGGAGCGAACTCATTCCACCTTCAGCTTGAGCTGCGGGGCGACGCCCTGAACCTTCGTCGTCGCCGTCGGCTTGGCGCTCGTCGCCGTCGGCTTGGCGCTCGTCAGCGGAGGCGTGGTCGCCGGTTGCTTGGCGTTCGCGGTCTTCGTGGTCTTTTTCGTCGAGGTCGGCGTCGTTCGAGGCGTCTGCGTAGGCTCGGTCTCGGGCGTGTTCGTCGCGACGGGCCCAGGCGTCGACGCACCTGCGGGGGTTGTCTCGCTCGTCTGCGCGGGCTCGGGGGGCGTCTCCTGCGTGGGTGCGGGCGTCGTCTCGACGTGCGTCTCGCTCGTCGCGTTCGTGGTGACCACGGGCGACGCGGGCGACACCGGCGTGCTGCGGCTGTAGACGACCCCCGCGCCGATCAAAAGCGCCGCGGCACCTGCGCCCAAGGCGATCCAGAGCGCGCGAGATCGCTCCTTCCCGCCGCTCGCGCCGCTGCTCGTCGACCAGCCCACGCGTGACGGTCCGCCCGTGCCGACCTCCTCTGCGGGCCGCGTCGAGGCCTCGTTCGTCTGCGCGACGCGCGGTGTGCTCCGCGCGAGGTCCGGCGACGAACGCGAGCTCGTGTCGCCGACGCGAAGCGCGCGCGCCGGGAGCACGCCGCCGGACGCGGCGCCGAGCGCTTCGAGCATCTCGCGGGCGTTCGCGAAACGTTTGTCGCGGTTGCGCTTGAGCGCCTTCCCGAGGAAACGCGCCACGGCTTCGGGCACCTCGGGGTTCCACGTGCGCACGTCGGGCGCGGCCTTCGTGCAGATGTTCACGATGACCTGCTCGTACGACTGCCCCTCGTGCGGCGGCCTCCCCGTGAGGCACTCGTAGAGGATCGCGCCCGTGGACCAGAGGTCCGTGCGCTCGTCGACGTCGGGGAGCGCCTGCGATTGCTCGGGCGACATGTAGAACGGCGTGCCGAGCACCGTGCCTTGCCGCGTGATCGTCTTCTCGGGCACACCGCCCGTGCGTCGCACCTTGGAGATGCCGAAGTCGAGGATCTTGACGAAGTCGGTCTCGTCGTCGCGCTCGGCCAAGAAGACGTTGTCGGGTTTGAGATCGCGATGAACGATGCCCGCCTCGTGGGCGCGGCAGAGGCCGCGGAGGAGCTGCGCCATGACGCCGAGCGCGGCATCGAGGTCGAGCCGTCCGAGGCGCTTGATCCGATGGCCGAGGTCCTCGCCGCGGAGCAGCTCCATCACGATGAAGGGTTGTCCATCGTCGGTGACGCCCGAGTCGAAGATCGTGACGATGTGCGCGCTCTCGACCGCGCTCGCGGCCGCGGCCTCGCGCTGGAAACGCGCCACGGCGTCGGCGTTCCGGGCGAGCTCGGGGTCGACGAACTTCATCGCGACGCGCTTGCCGATGCTCGTGTTGAGCGCCTCGTACACCGCGCCCATGCCGCCCCGCGCGACGAGGCGGAGGATCTTGTATTTGCCCACGTCACGACCGACGAGCGAGCCGTCGCTCGTCGGGGCGTCGGGCAGCGGAGCGTCGGCAGCGGGCATGCGGGTCATCGAGGCCGGGTCGACCTCGTCCCCCCATGGACGAGCGAACGAGAGAAAACCTTCGGCCGATCGGACCGAGCTTATCACCGCTCCCCCGGGGCGTGCACGATCTCGACGAAACGGCGCGTTAGCGCGGCAGCGGCGGCAGGTCCGGCGGGGGGGCCTCGCCGAGCAGCGCGTCGAGCTTTCCGTTTTGATCGAGCGTGGCGACGTCCGTAAATCCGCCCACGGGGCGGTTGTTGATGAACACCTGCGGCACGGTGCGCTGACCCGTGGCGTCCGAGAGCCAGCGGCGCAGGTCGGGCCGTGTGTCGACGTCGATTTCCGCGAAGCGCACGTTCTTCTTGGAAAGCAGGGCTTTCGCGCGGTGGCAGTAGGGGCACCAGGGGGTCGTGTAGATGGCGACGTCGGCCGGCATGATGCTGGACATTTCGGTTCTGCCAGCGACGAGCGCAAGGGGTGGATGCGTGCTCGGGCGGTTGGTGGAGGGACGGAGCGAGGGGAGGAGGTTGGCTGCGTTGCTGGGGGAAGCGAGGGGGCGGGGGCAAGGACGTTTCCGGCTTCGCTTGGGGAAGTGAACGAAGGCGGGTAGGGAGCCGCAGGAGGCGGGTGCATGGAGCGGCGCAGGTAGGCCGCGGCCTCGGTGCTGTCGCTTCACCCATCGAAGAGACGCTTGTCGGCGGAGGAGGCCCCCAGTACGTCTGAGCGCGGGACTGCTGGGAGATGCCATGAAGCCGCCGATGTTCCAGCTAGAAACGGACGGAGATCCGCAGGAGGCCGTGGCGCAGGTCTACCGTGCCGCGGGCTTCGAGGTCGAGCGGCGCGTCGGCGATGCGCCTGGCACGGTCGAATGGTTTGCTTCTTCCACGGGGTTTCCCCGCGTACGCACCTACTTCCGGGTCTTGCCGAAGGTCCCCGAGGACCTCGCACGTGAACTCGCGGAACTCACCGCCATTTGCCAGGTCACCGGTTCCGACCGCGCGATCGGGATCGTGCTGGAGGGCGAGTTGCCCGAGGGCTACGAGCCCAACCTCGCCACGGCGACGTCCGCGGCCCTGATCACCGTCCGGCAATGGGTCCTGGAGGTCACGGGTATCGCAACCAAAGCGAGAGAGCTCGTCCGTACGATGGACGCGGCTGCGGCAGGCCTCTACTTCCCCCGGAGAGCGCGGCTCACATCGGGCGAGGAGGTGGACGCGGATGTGTTCATCGCTCGCTGGGCAGACGAGTCGGTCGACTCCACACTCATCGTTGTCGGACCCGGGAAGAGGACGACGGTGTCCCATGCCGCATGGAGCCTCGCTCGTCGGTTCGAGGAGCGGCCGGATGTCGTGACACCGCCCATCATGTCGTACGCGGGTGAACGGTCTTTTCACCTGCCCAGCG
Protein-coding sequences here:
- the acs gene encoding acetate--CoA ligase — encoded protein: MSNEAIESLLKETRRFDPPAEFAARARITSREAYDALYRESLDDPDTFWRREAKDLVFRTPWTQTVEWNLPHAKWFQGATLNISESCLDRHMSTPTRNKAAIIWEGEYGETRTLTYAQLYRETVLFADALAKLGVEKGDRVAIYMGMVPEVAVAMLACARLGAVHTVIFGGFAADAIRDRVQDCQAKVVITQDGGYRRGHVLELKSTVDKALAQPEAASVQKTVVLRHLGAEKCPVTMVEGRDVWWHDIVDPNGHARREATIVDAEHPLFILYTSGSTGKPKGVLHTTAGYLVGTHVTTKYVFDLRDDDVYWCTADVGWVTGHSYIVYGPLSNGATCLLYEGAPNFPDWGRFWRLIERHGVTILYTAPTAIRAFMRQGDDWPKKSDLSSLRLLGSVGEPINPEAWIWYHKNVGGERCPIVDTWWQTETGSILMTTLPGAASAKPGSTGLPMFGVVPDVVTKEGTSVGANAGGMLVLRQPWPSMLRTVWGDDERFRKQYFSDVEGCYFTGDGARRDDDGYYWVIGRIDDVLNVAGHRIGTAEIESTLVSHPAVAEAAAVGRPDDLKGQALVVFVSLRPGFSASPELATKLANHVGQEIGKFARPDQIRFADALPKTRSGKIMRRLLKDVATGRETTGDTSTLEDLSVLAKLRSNEE
- a CDS encoding serine/threonine-protein kinase: MPAADAPLPDAPTSDGSLVGRDVGKYKILRLVARGGMGAVYEALNTSIGKRVAMKFVDPELARNADAVARFQREAAAASAVESAHIVTIFDSGVTDDGQPFIVMELLRGEDLGHRIKRLGRLDLDAALGVMAQLLRGLCRAHEAGIVHRDLKPDNVFLAERDDETDFVKILDFGISKVRRTGGVPEKTITRQGTVLGTPFYMSPEQSQALPDVDERTDLWSTGAILYECLTGRPPHEGQSYEQVIVNICTKAAPDVRTWNPEVPEAVARFLGKALKRNRDKRFANAREMLEALGAASGGVLPARALRVGDTSSRSSPDLARSTPRVAQTNEASTRPAEEVGTGGPSRVGWSTSSGASGGKERSRALWIALGAGAAALLIGAGVVYSRSTPVSPASPVVTTNATSETHVETTPAPTQETPPEPAQTSETTPAGASTPGPVATNTPETEPTQTPRTTPTSTKKTTKTANAKQPATTPPLTSAKPTATSAKPTATTKVQGVAPQLKLKVE
- the grxC gene encoding glutaredoxin 3, translated to MSSIMPADVAIYTTPWCPYCHRAKALLSKKNVRFAEIDVDTRPDLRRWLSDATGQRTVPQVFINNRPVGGFTDVATLDQNGKLDALLGEAPPPDLPPLPR